A genomic segment from Spinacia oleracea cultivar Varoflay chromosome 3, BTI_SOV_V1, whole genome shotgun sequence encodes:
- the LOC130469290 gene encoding uncharacterized protein isoform X2, producing MALSFDGAMSLSFDGAMSLDDQLAVEFEGLEARESESIVDSSLPWEEQWAILDKEIEKHMSYRSELFPHWIAPYDIPPGRPNCCVLAYDDARKDEVTPVATDLVLPAYNKQNGTDYELVDCLDCVFTPHGKYILHCNFTAKPKEAPLKAGDFSTKLFFADIQQDPKGNLVPATYSMLDGGVNTKLGCELCPDVIAHPTSGPDEGLIFLKLRLSPFFMRTAKNTC from the exons ATGGCGTTATCTTTCGACGGTGCGATGTCGTTATCTTTCGACGGTGCGATGTCGTTGGACGATCAACTGGCGGTGGAATTCGAAGGACTTGAGGCCCG TGAAAGTGAAAGTATTGTTGATTCTTCGCTACCGTGGGAAGAGCAATGGGCCATACTTGATAAGGAAATTGAAAAACATATGTCCTA CCGTTCTGAGCTGTTTCCCCACTGGATTGCTCCGTATGATATCCCTCCTGGGCGCCCCAACTGCTGTGTCCTTGCTTACGATGATGCCCGTAAGGATGAAGTTACACCTGTAGCAACCGACCTCGTCTTGCCTGCCTATAACAAACAAAAT GGCACTGACTATGAACTTGTTGATTGTCTTGATTGTGTTTTTACTCCGCATGGGAAATATATTCTTCATTGCAACTTCACTGCCAAGCCTAAAGAAGCTCCCTTGAAGGCTGGTGATTTTTCCACTAAGTTGTTCTTTGCTGATATACAGCAGGATCCTAAGGGAAATTTGGTGCCTGCTACTTATTCTATGTTGGACGGTG GTGTGAATACCAAGCTCGGCTGTGAATTGTGTCCCGACGTGATTGCTCATCCAACCTCTGGACCTGATGAAGGGCTCATATTTTTAAAGCTCAGGCTCAGTCCTTTCTTTATGCGGACGGCCAAGAATACTTGTTGA
- the LOC130469290 gene encoding uncharacterized protein isoform X1: MALSFDGAMSLSFDGAMSLDDQLAVEFEGLEARSESESIVDSSLPWEEQWAILDKEIEKHMSYRSELFPHWIAPYDIPPGRPNCCVLAYDDARKDEVTPVATDLVLPAYNKQNGTDYELVDCLDCVFTPHGKYILHCNFTAKPKEAPLKAGDFSTKLFFADIQQDPKGNLVPATYSMLDGGVNTKLGCELCPDVIAHPTSGPDEGLIFLKLRLSPFFMRTAKNTC; encoded by the exons ATGGCGTTATCTTTCGACGGTGCGATGTCGTTATCTTTCGACGGTGCGATGTCGTTGGACGATCAACTGGCGGTGGAATTCGAAGGACTTGAGGCCCG CAGTGAAAGTGAAAGTATTGTTGATTCTTCGCTACCGTGGGAAGAGCAATGGGCCATACTTGATAAGGAAATTGAAAAACATATGTCCTA CCGTTCTGAGCTGTTTCCCCACTGGATTGCTCCGTATGATATCCCTCCTGGGCGCCCCAACTGCTGTGTCCTTGCTTACGATGATGCCCGTAAGGATGAAGTTACACCTGTAGCAACCGACCTCGTCTTGCCTGCCTATAACAAACAAAAT GGCACTGACTATGAACTTGTTGATTGTCTTGATTGTGTTTTTACTCCGCATGGGAAATATATTCTTCATTGCAACTTCACTGCCAAGCCTAAAGAAGCTCCCTTGAAGGCTGGTGATTTTTCCACTAAGTTGTTCTTTGCTGATATACAGCAGGATCCTAAGGGAAATTTGGTGCCTGCTACTTATTCTATGTTGGACGGTG GTGTGAATACCAAGCTCGGCTGTGAATTGTGTCCCGACGTGATTGCTCATCCAACCTCTGGACCTGATGAAGGGCTCATATTTTTAAAGCTCAGGCTCAGTCCTTTCTTTATGCGGACGGCCAAGAATACTTGTTGA